The Halosimplex litoreum genome has a window encoding:
- a CDS encoding bacterio-opsin activator domain-containing protein, whose protein sequence is MTRSTAGAGRRVLYVDPDDERAAPVADALRDAGYAFERARDATAALDAIETDPPAAVVSERRLPDSSGLALLRDVRERTDDLPFLVFTAVGDEHLASDAIAADVTDYVPRDPPEKQLGALVDGLDAAVAAGDRRFAEVTEQLKDRAMDEAPVGITIGDGKRRDTPLIYVNDAFEELAGYDEAEVLGRNCNFMQGDQSDEAKIAEMAAAIDAGEPVSVELVNYTDDGEEFWNRVHIAPIGGDDGEPTHYVGFQEDVTDRVEAEREAQRQAEKARTERQKVEALLDRLDGLLTDVTSALLSAEGRAAVERAVTDRLAETDEYALAWVGEAEPATDSIAPSTWAGVADPPALELPVDGTDPAARAARTGEAQFVDAEAVPPVYDGLVDGGAGGLAALPLQYGDVGYGVLVVGLRPDARLPEPEQRVLAAVAQSTAMALHALTSQRLLGSDDVTELAFSLAGDDPFFVGLSAALDAEFVHTGTVTREAGPTTFFFETNAEPAAVVEAAAAREDVTACTPVTTGDGRSVVEFSVSESPLVRLLLDRGGRIAAMSAAGGTGDLTVEIPPEAQPRTVVEAVEDRVDGADLSAYREHERPAENRQDVRARIDNRLTDRQSTALQTAIVGGFFEWPRETNGEDLAAAMDIGRSTFHQHLRAAQRKVFEELYD, encoded by the coding sequence ATGACTCGCTCCACTGCGGGGGCGGGGCGACGAGTGCTGTACGTCGATCCCGACGACGAGCGCGCGGCGCCGGTCGCCGACGCGCTCCGCGATGCGGGCTACGCGTTCGAACGGGCGCGGGACGCGACGGCGGCGCTGGACGCCATCGAGACCGACCCCCCGGCCGCCGTCGTCAGCGAGCGGCGGCTGCCCGATAGTTCGGGGCTGGCACTGCTCCGTGACGTTCGCGAGCGGACCGACGACCTCCCGTTTCTGGTCTTCACTGCGGTCGGCGACGAACACCTGGCGAGTGACGCCATCGCCGCCGACGTCACCGACTACGTGCCCCGCGACCCGCCCGAGAAGCAACTGGGCGCGCTGGTCGACGGGCTCGACGCGGCGGTCGCGGCGGGCGACCGTCGGTTCGCCGAGGTGACCGAACAGCTGAAAGACCGGGCGATGGACGAGGCGCCGGTGGGGATCACTATCGGTGACGGGAAACGCCGAGACACGCCGCTGATCTACGTCAACGACGCCTTCGAGGAGCTGGCGGGCTACGACGAGGCGGAGGTGCTCGGTCGCAACTGCAACTTCATGCAGGGCGACCAGTCCGACGAGGCGAAGATCGCGGAGATGGCGGCGGCGATCGACGCCGGCGAGCCGGTCTCGGTCGAACTCGTCAACTACACCGACGACGGCGAGGAGTTCTGGAACCGGGTCCACATCGCGCCGATCGGCGGCGACGACGGGGAGCCGACCCACTACGTCGGCTTCCAGGAGGACGTGACCGACCGCGTCGAGGCCGAGCGGGAGGCCCAGCGCCAGGCCGAGAAGGCCAGGACCGAACGCCAGAAAGTCGAGGCGCTACTCGACCGGCTCGACGGCCTGTTGACGGACGTCACCAGCGCGTTGCTGAGCGCGGAGGGGCGGGCGGCGGTCGAGCGGGCGGTCACCGATCGACTGGCCGAGACCGACGAGTACGCGCTGGCGTGGGTCGGTGAGGCCGAGCCGGCGACCGATTCGATCGCCCCGAGTACCTGGGCGGGCGTCGCGGACCCGCCCGCGCTCGAACTCCCGGTCGACGGCACGGACCCGGCGGCGCGGGCCGCCCGGACCGGCGAGGCGCAGTTCGTCGACGCCGAGGCGGTCCCGCCGGTCTACGACGGACTGGTCGACGGCGGCGCGGGCGGGCTGGCCGCCCTGCCGTTGCAGTACGGCGACGTGGGCTACGGAGTCCTCGTCGTCGGCCTCCGCCCGGACGCCCGACTCCCCGAGCCCGAACAGCGCGTGCTCGCGGCGGTCGCGCAGTCGACCGCGATGGCGTTGCACGCGCTGACCTCCCAGCGGTTGCTCGGCTCCGACGACGTGACGGAGTTAGCGTTCTCGCTGGCCGGCGACGACCCCTTCTTCGTCGGGCTTTCGGCGGCGCTCGACGCCGAGTTCGTTCACACCGGCACCGTCACGCGCGAGGCCGGGCCGACGACCTTCTTCTTCGAGACGAACGCCGAACCGGCGGCGGTCGTCGAGGCCGCGGCCGCCCGCGAGGACGTGACCGCGTGTACGCCAGTTACGACGGGCGACGGCCGCTCGGTCGTCGAATTCAGCGTCTCGGAGTCACCGCTGGTCCGGCTGTTGCTCGACCGAGGTGGACGTATCGCCGCGATGTCCGCCGCGGGCGGTACCGGCGACCTGACAGTCGAGATCCCGCCCGAGGCGCAGCCGCGGACGGTCGTCGAGGCCGTCGAAGATCGAGTCGACGGCGCGGATCTGTCGGCCTACCGCGAGCACGAGCGCCCGGCCGAGAACCGCCAGGACGTGCGCGCGCGCATCGACAACCGGCTGACGGACCGCCAGTCGACCGCGCTCCAGACCGCCATCGTCGGCGGCTTCTTCGAGTGGCCCCGCGAGACGAACGGGGAGGACCTCGCCGCGGCCATGGATATCGGCCGCTCCACGTTCCACCAGCACCTCCGGGCGGCCCAGCGGAAGGTCTTCGAGGAACTGTACGACTGA
- the prf1 gene encoding peptide chain release factor aRF-1 yields MSDSNEESITEQYQQKQKYEFRKVIEELKGYSGSGTQLVSIYIPEDRQVSSVVAHVTQEHSEAANIKSKDTRTAVQDALTSIKDRLRYYDTYPPENGMVVFSGSIDTGGGRSEMITRTLESPPQPIESFRYHCDSDFLTEPLEEMLADKGLFGLVVLDRREANVGWLRGKRVEPVKSASSLVPGKQRKGGQSAQRFARLRLEAIDNFYQEVAGMANDLFVDQRHEMDGVLVGGPSPTKDEFLDGDYLHHELGDMVLGKFDVAYTDESGLHDLVDAAQDVLDEHEMLQDKKYMEQFFDELHDGDLATYGFGPTRENLNMGAVETLLLSEDLRQDVAIYDCPSGHTERELLGQSEPLDDDRACDRCGETMEGERDDAIDHLMELAEQRGTETYFVSTDFEKGEQLLSAFGGIAGILRYSTGV; encoded by the coding sequence ATGAGTGACTCCAACGAGGAAAGTATTACGGAGCAATACCAACAGAAGCAAAAATACGAGTTCCGCAAGGTCATCGAGGAGCTCAAGGGCTACAGCGGGTCGGGGACGCAACTGGTCTCGATCTACATCCCGGAGGACCGCCAGGTCAGCAGCGTCGTCGCCCACGTCACCCAGGAGCACAGCGAGGCCGCCAACATCAAGTCCAAGGACACCCGCACGGCCGTCCAGGACGCCCTGACCTCCATCAAGGACCGGCTGCGGTACTACGACACCTACCCGCCGGAGAACGGGATGGTCGTCTTCTCGGGCTCCATCGACACCGGCGGCGGCCGCTCGGAGATGATCACTCGGACCCTCGAGAGTCCGCCCCAGCCCATCGAGTCCTTTCGCTACCACTGCGATTCGGACTTTCTCACGGAGCCGCTGGAGGAGATGCTCGCCGACAAGGGCCTGTTCGGCCTGGTCGTCCTCGACCGGCGCGAGGCCAACGTCGGTTGGCTGCGCGGCAAGCGCGTCGAGCCCGTCAAATCCGCCTCCTCGCTCGTGCCGGGCAAACAGCGCAAAGGTGGTCAGTCCGCACAGCGATTCGCCCGCCTGCGCCTCGAAGCGATCGACAACTTCTATCAGGAGGTCGCGGGGATGGCCAACGATCTGTTCGTCGACCAGCGCCACGAGATGGACGGCGTCCTCGTCGGCGGCCCCTCGCCGACCAAAGACGAATTTCTAGACGGCGACTACCTCCACCACGAACTGGGCGACATGGTGCTGGGGAAGTTCGACGTGGCCTACACCGACGAGTCCGGCCTCCACGACCTAGTCGACGCCGCCCAGGACGTCCTCGACGAGCACGAGATGCTCCAGGACAAGAAGTACATGGAGCAGTTCTTCGACGAGCTCCACGACGGCGACCTCGCCACCTACGGCTTCGGCCCCACCCGCGAGAACCTCAACATGGGCGCCGTCGAGACGCTGCTACTCAGCGAGGACCTGCGCCAGGACGTGGCCATCTACGACTGCCCCAGCGGCCACACCGAACGCGAGTTGCTCGGGCAATCGGAGCCGCTGGACGACGACCGGGCCTGCGACCGCTGCGGCGAGACCATGGAGGGCGAGCGCGACGATGCAATCGACCACCTCATGGAACTCGCCGAACAGCGCGGTACCGAGACCTACTTCGTCTCGACGGACTTCGAGAAAGGCGAACAGCTGCTCTCGGCGTTCGGCGGCATCGCCGGTATCCTGCGGTACTCTACTGGGGTCTAA
- a CDS encoding Brp/Blh family beta-carotene 15,15'-dioxygenase, with product MALARERADARVPPAARAPLRALVVWVPWLPVGVATLAFAGGLSIPPAWRYAPLVVSVVAFGMPHGAVDWAALPRAAAGRGDDSPDLRRPWRRTAAARFARRWLAVVGVVYLIAGSVYALVWFRAPLVAAGAFLALTWFHWGQGEIHPLRAVLDADHLDARWRRGLTLAVRGALPMGVPLLAFPDRYRAVLTSFVAPFGGSVPAWPFTADARLALGAALGSLTLATLAVGYRAAADRRAWVVDAGETGLLWAYFLAVPPVFAVGLYFCCWHAPRHVARVIALDDRAVAALEGGRLAPALGRFAREAAVPTLVALVGCAGLWWVAPAPEPTLAGATGVYLVAIAVLTLPHVVVVTWLDRIAGYW from the coding sequence ATGGCGCTAGCCCGCGAGCGAGCCGACGCCCGCGTCCCGCCGGCCGCCCGGGCGCCCTTGCGCGCGCTCGTCGTCTGGGTTCCCTGGCTCCCCGTCGGCGTCGCGACGCTCGCGTTCGCCGGCGGGCTGTCGATCCCGCCGGCGTGGCGGTACGCCCCGCTCGTCGTCAGCGTCGTCGCCTTCGGGATGCCACACGGCGCCGTCGACTGGGCGGCGCTTCCCAGGGCAGCGGCCGGCCGGGGAGACGATTCCCCCGACCTTCGAAGGCCGTGGCGGCGCACCGCTGCCGCCCGCTTCGCCCGCCGGTGGCTCGCGGTCGTCGGCGTCGTCTACCTGATCGCGGGCAGCGTCTACGCGCTCGTGTGGTTCCGCGCGCCGCTCGTCGCCGCGGGCGCGTTCCTCGCGCTGACGTGGTTCCACTGGGGTCAGGGCGAGATCCACCCGCTCCGAGCGGTGCTCGACGCCGACCACCTCGACGCGCGGTGGCGGCGTGGGCTGACCCTCGCCGTCCGCGGCGCGTTGCCGATGGGCGTCCCGCTACTGGCGTTTCCCGACCGCTACCGCGCAGTCCTGACCTCCTTCGTCGCCCCGTTCGGCGGGTCGGTGCCAGCGTGGCCGTTCACCGCCGACGCGCGACTCGCCCTCGGGGCCGCGCTCGGGAGCCTGACGCTCGCGACGCTCGCGGTCGGCTACCGCGCGGCGGCCGACCGGCGGGCGTGGGTGGTCGACGCCGGCGAGACGGGCCTGCTGTGGGCCTACTTCCTCGCCGTTCCGCCCGTGTTCGCGGTCGGACTGTACTTCTGTTGCTGGCACGCGCCCCGCCACGTCGCGCGGGTCATCGCGCTGGACGACCGGGCTGTCGCAGCCCTCGAAGGCGGACGACTCGCGCCCGCACTCGGACGGTTCGCCCGCGAGGCGGCCGTCCCGACGCTCGTCGCGCTCGTCGGCTGTGCCGGGTTGTGGTGGGTGGCGCCGGCGCCCGAGCCCACGCTCGCGGGCGCGACCGGCGTCTACCTGGTCGCGATCGCCGTGTTGACGCTGCCTCACGTGGTCGTCGTGACGTGGCTCGACCGAATCGCGGGCTACTGGTAG
- a CDS encoding bacteriorhodopsin has protein sequence MFLGMLYFIARGWGEEDQKRQEFYIVTILITAIAGVNYLAMATGFGLTTVNVAGEELSIYWARYTDWLFTTPLLLIDLGLLARANRNQLTTLVSLDALMIGTGAIATLAGGNFVVAGLDDGARRLVWWGISTGFLLVLLYFLFGTLTEQAQELGSDVGAKFAQLRNLIVAVWLVYPVWWLAGTEGLGLLPEVSGSVLFVETAGFMVLDLVAKVGFGFLLLSSRQVLDDVSAASGTGAAATADD, from the coding sequence ATGTTCCTGGGCATGCTGTACTTCATCGCCCGCGGCTGGGGCGAAGAAGACCAGAAGCGCCAGGAATTCTACATCGTGACGATACTTATCACGGCGATCGCCGGCGTGAACTATCTCGCGATGGCGACCGGTTTCGGACTGACGACGGTCAACGTCGCCGGTGAGGAGCTCAGTATCTACTGGGCGCGGTACACGGACTGGTTGTTCACGACGCCGCTGTTGCTGATCGACCTCGGACTGCTCGCGCGGGCAAACCGCAACCAGCTGACGACGCTGGTCAGCCTCGACGCGCTGATGATCGGCACCGGTGCGATCGCGACGCTGGCCGGCGGGAACTTCGTGGTCGCCGGCCTCGACGACGGCGCCCGCCGACTGGTCTGGTGGGGGATCAGCACCGGCTTCCTGCTGGTGTTGTTGTACTTCCTGTTCGGGACGCTCACCGAGCAGGCCCAGGAACTGGGCAGCGACGTGGGCGCGAAGTTCGCACAGTTGCGCAACCTGATCGTCGCGGTCTGGCTGGTCTACCCGGTGTGGTGGCTGGCCGGCACCGAGGGGCTGGGACTGCTCCCCGAAGTCAGCGGGAGCGTCCTGTTCGTCGAGACGGCCGGGTTCATGGTACTGGACCTGGTCGCGAAGGTCGGCTTCGGGTTCCTGCTGCTGTCGAGCCGGCAGGTCCTCGACGACGTCTCCGCCGCGAGCGGCACCGGCGCGGCCGCGACCGCCGACGACTGA
- a CDS encoding DUF6276 family protein yields MTCPDCGAPTLAFTVPEQYRDALPGDSGGAEVCTRCLALRPVADPPADLPDFTAISDAVPSNDDAAVPFVLMVGLIPSLATNRAEISALLTSVERAGTDPLLALDRLADDSGVDAEADLRTRRRQLEQLL; encoded by the coding sequence GTGACCTGTCCCGACTGCGGCGCGCCGACGCTCGCCTTCACCGTCCCCGAGCAGTACCGCGACGCCCTGCCCGGAGACAGCGGGGGTGCGGAGGTCTGTACCCGCTGTCTCGCCCTCCGCCCCGTCGCCGATCCGCCCGCCGACCTGCCCGATTTCACCGCGATCAGCGACGCCGTCCCGTCGAACGACGACGCGGCCGTCCCGTTCGTGCTGATGGTCGGCCTGATCCCGTCGCTTGCGACCAACCGCGCGGAGATCTCCGCCCTCCTGACGAGCGTCGAACGCGCCGGGACCGACCCGCTGCTCGCGCTCGACCGCCTCGCCGACGACTCGGGCGTCGACGCCGAGGCCGACCTGCGCACCCGCCGACGGCAACTCGAACAACTGCTGTGA
- a CDS encoding ATP synthase subunit B — protein MKEYQTITEISGPLVHVETDEPIGYDEIVEIETGDGETRRGQVLDSSSDHVAIQVFEGTEGIDTDSSVRFLGETMKMPVTEDLLGRVLDGSGNPIDGGPDIVPDERRDIVGEAINPYSREYPEDFIQTGVSAIDGMNTLVRGQKLPIFSGAGLPHNDLALQIARQASVPEEEGDDGDDEGSEFAVIFGAMGITAEEANEFMDDFERTGALERSVVFMNLADDPAVERTVTPRLALTTAEYLAFDKGYHVLVILTDMTNYCEALREIGAAREEVPGRRGYPGYMYTDLAQLYERAGRIKGEEGSITQIPILTMPSEDITHPIPDLTGYITEGQILIDGDLNSEGIQPPIDPLPSLSRLMDDGIGEGLTRGDHGGVSDQLYAAYAEGEDLRDLVNIVGREALSERDNKYLDFAEQFEEEFVQQGYDTNRDIEETLDIGWDLLSMLPKEELNRIDEENIAEYYREDVEAEVAAD, from the coding sequence ATGAAAGAATACCAGACAATCACGGAAATCAGCGGTCCGCTGGTCCACGTCGAGACCGACGAGCCGATCGGCTACGACGAGATCGTCGAGATCGAGACCGGCGACGGCGAGACCCGCCGCGGCCAGGTGCTCGACTCCTCGTCGGACCACGTCGCAATCCAGGTGTTCGAAGGCACCGAGGGCATCGACACGGACTCGTCGGTCCGGTTCCTCGGCGAGACGATGAAGATGCCCGTCACCGAGGACCTGCTCGGCCGCGTCCTCGACGGGTCGGGCAACCCCATCGACGGCGGCCCCGACATCGTCCCCGACGAGCGACGGGACATCGTCGGCGAAGCGATCAACCCCTACTCCCGCGAGTACCCCGAGGACTTCATCCAGACGGGCGTCTCGGCCATCGACGGCATGAACACGCTCGTTCGCGGCCAGAAGCTCCCCATCTTCTCGGGTGCGGGGCTGCCCCACAACGACCTGGCCCTGCAGATCGCCCGTCAGGCCTCCGTCCCGGAGGAAGAGGGCGACGACGGCGACGACGAGGGCTCCGAGTTCGCGGTGATCTTCGGTGCGATGGGGATCACCGCCGAGGAGGCCAACGAGTTCATGGACGACTTCGAGCGCACCGGCGCGCTGGAACGCTCGGTCGTCTTCATGAACCTCGCGGACGACCCCGCCGTCGAGCGGACGGTCACGCCGCGACTCGCCCTCACGACCGCGGAGTACCTCGCCTTCGACAAGGGGTACCACGTGCTGGTCATCCTCACGGACATGACCAACTACTGTGAGGCGCTGCGCGAGATCGGCGCGGCGCGCGAGGAGGTTCCGGGCCGACGTGGCTACCCCGGGTACATGTACACCGACCTCGCTCAGCTCTACGAGCGAGCCGGCCGTATCAAGGGCGAGGAGGGCTCCATCACGCAGATTCCCATCCTGACGATGCCCAGCGAGGACATCACCCACCCGATCCCGGACCTGACCGGGTACATCACGGAGGGGCAGATCCTCATCGACGGCGACCTCAACAGCGAGGGCATCCAGCCGCCGATCGACCCGCTGCCGTCGCTGTCCCGGTTGATGGACGACGGTATCGGCGAGGGGCTCACCCGCGGTGACCACGGCGGCGTCTCCGACCAGCTCTACGCCGCCTACGCCGAGGGCGAGGACCTGCGCGACCTCGTGAACATCGTCGGTCGCGAGGCGCTCTCGGAGCGTGACAACAAGTACCTCGACTTCGCCGAGCAGTTCGAAGAGGAGTTCGTCCAGCAGGGCTACGACACGAACCGCGACATCGAGGAGACGCTGGACATCGGCTGGGATCTCCTCTCGATGCTCCCCAAGGAGGAGCTCAACCGCATCGACGAGGAGAACATCGCGGAGTACTACCGCGAGGACGTCGAGGCCGAAGTCGCCGCCGACTGA
- a CDS encoding V-type ATP synthase subunit D translates to MAEDVKPTRKELMQIEERIELSERGHDTLEQKRDGLIMEFMDILDEAQDVRADLDEKYEEAQNAINMARALDGDVAVRGAAAALKEHPELTTQSKSVMGVYIPQIDSTKVSKSLDERGYGVLGTSARIDEAAEAYEELLDQIILAAEVETAMKKMLDEIETTKRRVNALEFKLLPELRANEEYIEQKLEEQEREEIFRMKKIKDKKEREEAAEDAEEEDAEEEPVPADD, encoded by the coding sequence ATGGCCGAGGACGTCAAACCCACTCGCAAGGAGCTCATGCAGATCGAGGAGCGCATCGAGCTCTCCGAGCGCGGGCACGACACGCTGGAGCAGAAGCGCGACGGCCTCATCATGGAGTTCATGGACATCCTCGACGAGGCCCAGGACGTGCGCGCCGACCTCGACGAGAAGTACGAGGAAGCCCAGAACGCGATCAACATGGCCCGCGCGCTCGACGGCGACGTGGCCGTGCGGGGTGCGGCCGCCGCGCTCAAGGAACATCCCGAGCTCACGACCCAGTCCAAGAGCGTCATGGGCGTCTACATCCCCCAGATCGACTCGACGAAGGTCTCCAAGAGCCTCGACGAGCGGGGCTACGGCGTCCTCGGGACCAGCGCCCGCATCGACGAGGCCGCCGAGGCCTACGAGGAGTTGCTCGACCAGATCATCCTCGCGGCCGAGGTCGAGACGGCGATGAAGAAGATGCTCGACGAGATCGAGACGACCAAGCGCCGCGTCAACGCTCTGGAGTTCAAGCTGCTGCCGGAACTGCGCGCCAACGAGGAGTACATCGAGCAGAAGCTCGAAGAGCAGGAGCGCGAAGAGATCTTCCGCATGAAGAAGATCAAAGACAAGAAGGAACGCGAGGAGGCCGCCGAGGACGCCGAGGAAGAAGACGCCGAGGAAGAGCCCGTCCCGGCCGACGACTGA
- a CDS encoding V-type ATP synthase subunit A, giving the protein MSQATDTTVREDGVIESVSGPVVTAKNLDAKMNDVVYVGEEGLMGEVIEIEGAITTIQVYEETSAVSPGEPVEGTGAPLSVDLGPGMLDSIYDGVQRPLDVLEDKMGSAFLDRGVDAPGIDLEKTWEFTPDVSEGDEVARGDIVGIVPETPSIDHKVMVPPGALDEGETAEVVSIESGNFTVEDTVAELDDGTEIQMRQEWPVREARPTEDKQTPTEPLTSGQRILDGLFPLAKGGTAAIPGPFGSGKTVTQQSLAKFADADIVVYIGCGERGNEMTEVIDDFPELPDPQTGNALMARTCLIANTSNMPVAARESCVYTGITIAEHYRDMGYDVALMADSTSRWAEAMREISSRLEEMPGEEGYPAYLAARLSQFYERAGYFDNINGTEGSISAIGAVSPPGGDFSEPVTQNTLRIVKTFWALDSDLAEKRHFPAINWNDSYSLYRDQLDPWFEDNVADDWPEQRQWGIDVLDEDGELQEVVQLVGKDALPEDQQLTLEVARFIKEAWLQQNALHDVDRYCPPHKTYRILGAIRTFNDEAEDALDAGVPIDEITGIDAAPRLNRIGTTPDDEVDEFVDQLEDDITEQLRSLY; this is encoded by the coding sequence AGATCGAGGGAGCGATTACGACGATCCAGGTCTACGAGGAGACCTCCGCGGTCTCGCCCGGCGAACCCGTCGAAGGGACGGGCGCGCCGCTGTCGGTCGACCTCGGCCCGGGCATGCTGGACTCCATCTACGACGGCGTCCAGCGCCCGCTCGACGTCCTCGAGGACAAGATGGGGTCGGCCTTCCTCGACCGGGGCGTCGACGCCCCCGGTATCGACCTGGAGAAGACCTGGGAGTTCACCCCCGACGTCTCCGAGGGCGACGAGGTCGCCCGCGGCGACATCGTCGGCATCGTCCCCGAGACGCCCAGTATCGACCACAAGGTGATGGTGCCGCCGGGCGCCCTCGACGAGGGCGAGACGGCCGAGGTCGTCTCGATCGAGTCGGGCAACTTCACCGTCGAGGACACCGTCGCCGAACTCGACGACGGGACCGAGATCCAGATGCGCCAGGAGTGGCCGGTCCGCGAGGCCCGACCCACCGAGGACAAGCAGACGCCGACGGAGCCGCTCACGTCCGGCCAGCGCATCCTCGACGGCCTGTTCCCGCTCGCGAAGGGCGGGACCGCGGCCATCCCGGGTCCGTTCGGCTCCGGGAAGACCGTCACCCAGCAGAGCCTGGCGAAGTTCGCCGACGCCGACATCGTCGTCTACATCGGCTGTGGCGAGCGGGGTAACGAGATGACGGAGGTCATCGACGACTTCCCGGAGCTGCCGGACCCCCAGACGGGCAACGCCCTGATGGCCCGGACCTGCCTCATCGCCAACACGTCGAACATGCCGGTCGCGGCCCGGGAATCCTGCGTCTACACCGGGATCACCATCGCGGAACACTACCGCGACATGGGCTACGACGTAGCGCTGATGGCCGACTCCACCTCGCGGTGGGCCGAGGCCATGCGCGAGATCTCCTCGCGGCTGGAGGAGATGCCCGGCGAGGAGGGCTACCCTGCCTACCTCGCCGCCCGCCTGTCGCAGTTCTACGAGCGGGCCGGCTACTTCGACAACATCAACGGCACCGAGGGCTCGATCTCGGCGATCGGCGCCGTCTCGCCGCCCGGCGGTGACTTCTCCGAGCCGGTCACCCAGAACACGCTGCGTATCGTCAAGACGTTCTGGGCGCTGGACTCGGACCTGGCCGAGAAGCGACACTTCCCGGCGATCAACTGGAACGACTCGTACTCGCTGTATCGGGACCAGCTGGACCCGTGGTTCGAGGACAACGTCGCCGACGACTGGCCCGAACAGCGCCAGTGGGGCATCGACGTGCTCGACGAGGACGGCGAACTGCAGGAGGTCGTCCAGCTCGTCGGCAAGGACGCCCTGCCCGAGGACCAGCAGCTGACCCTGGAAGTCGCGCGCTTCATCAAGGAGGCGTGGCTCCAGCAGAACGCGCTGCACGACGTCGACCGCTACTGTCCGCCCCACAAGACCTACCGGATCCTCGGCGCGATCCGGACGTTCAACGACGAGGCGGAGGACGCGCTCGACGCGGGCGTCCCGATCGACGAGATCACGGGCATCGACGCCGCGCCGCGCCTGAACCGCATCGGCACGACGCCCGACGACGAGGTCGACGAGTTCGTCGACCAGCTCGAAGACGACATCACCGAACAACTGCGCTCCCTGTACTAA
- a CDS encoding lycopene cyclase domain-containing protein, whose translation MSSLTYVQFHALYVLPVLAALTATVHHRRDSVDWRVGASGLAVVTVLAVAYTTPWDRLLISMGVWSYGAGTVAGRLWGVPYEEIAFFVLQPALTTLWALHVAGPVLEGVSHSRRDRVLGAGAGLVVGAVGLLALTAPATTYLGAILAWAGPVLALQWAVGWRYLWRVRARVAVAVLVPSAYLWAVDRLAIQAGVWTISDTYTTGLAVAGLPVEEMLFFLVTNCFVVQGLVLFRWVVHRWR comes from the coding sequence ATGAGTTCGTTGACTTACGTCCAGTTCCACGCGCTGTACGTCCTGCCGGTACTGGCGGCGCTGACGGCGACGGTCCACCACCGTCGCGACAGCGTCGACTGGCGGGTCGGAGCGAGCGGGCTGGCGGTCGTCACCGTCCTCGCGGTGGCGTACACGACGCCGTGGGACCGCCTGCTCATCTCGATGGGCGTGTGGTCCTACGGCGCCGGCACGGTCGCGGGCCGCCTGTGGGGCGTCCCGTACGAAGAGATCGCGTTCTTCGTCCTCCAGCCCGCGCTGACGACGCTGTGGGCGCTCCACGTCGCCGGCCCGGTACTCGAAGGGGTCTCCCACAGTCGGCGGGACCGCGTCCTCGGGGCCGGCGCCGGCCTCGTGGTCGGCGCCGTCGGCCTCCTCGCGCTGACCGCGCCGGCGACGACGTATCTCGGCGCGATCCTCGCGTGGGCCGGGCCGGTACTGGCGCTGCAGTGGGCGGTCGGCTGGCGGTACCTCTGGCGCGTCCGTGCCCGCGTCGCCGTCGCCGTGCTGGTCCCGTCGGCGTACCTCTGGGCGGTCGACCGCCTGGCTATCCAGGCGGGCGTCTGGACCATCTCCGACACCTACACTACGGGGCTGGCGGTCGCCGGCCTCCCGGTCGAGGAGATGCTGTTTTTCCTCGTGACGAACTGCTTCGTCGTTCAGGGCCTCGTCCTGTTCCGCTGGGTGGTCCACCGATGGCGCTAG